From Ignisphaera aggregans DSM 17230, the proteins below share one genomic window:
- a CDS encoding RNA polymerase Rbp10 (InterPro IPR006591~KEGG: sai:Saci_0864 DNA-directed RNA polymerase subunit P~SMART: RNA polymerase Rbp10~SPTR: Q4JAE8 DNA-directed RNA polymerase subunit P~PFAM: DNA directed RNA polymerase, 7 kDa subunit) yields the protein MSRYICLKCGKEFDESQLSVMMTIRCPYCGYRVIAKTRSSEVKILKAI from the coding sequence ATGAGTAGATACATATGTTTAAAGTGTGGAAAAGAATTCGATGAATCTCAGCTCTCCGTTATGATGACTATTCGCTGCCCATACTGTGGATATAGAGTTATAGCAAAAACAAGAAGTAGTGAGGTAAAAATATTAAAGGCGATATAG
- a CDS encoding translation initiation factor 1 (eIF-1/SUI1) (COGs: COG0023 Translation initiation factor 1 (eIF-1/SUI1) and related protein~InterPro IPR001950~KEGG: ape:APE_1629 translation initiation factor SUI1~PFAM: translation initiation factor SUI1~SPTR: Q9YBG9 Protein translation factor SUI1 homolog~PFAM: Translation initiation factor SUI1~TIGRFAM: translation initation factor SUI1, putative, prokaryotic), with translation MKLDNLCAGLPPELCSQLEMESQVIKIKLEHRKLGKIVTVIEGIDDKTFDLKKLASYLKTKLAAGGTIKNGRIEIQGDHRSKIKKLLIEEFGFKPENIVFIEEA, from the coding sequence ATGAAATTAGATAACCTATGTGCAGGTCTACCACCAGAACTATGTAGCCAGCTAGAAATGGAGTCACAAGTAATCAAGATAAAGCTTGAACATAGAAAACTAGGAAAAATAGTAACAGTAATCGAAGGTATTGATGATAAAACATTTGATTTAAAGAAACTTGCCTCATATCTAAAGACAAAACTTGCTGCAGGAGGAACAATAAAGAATGGTAGGATAGAGATTCAGGGAGATCATAGATCAAAGATAAAGAAATTACTTATAGAAGAATTTGGTTTTAAACCTGAAAATATAGTGTTTATAGAGGAAGCATAG
- a CDS encoding threonine dehydratase (COGs: COG1171 Threonine dehydratase~InterPro IPR002912:IPR001926:IPR005789~KEGG: hbu:Hbut_0216 threonine dehydratase~PFAM: Pyridoxal-5'-phosphate-dependent protein beta subunit; amino acid-binding ACT domain protein~SPTR: A2BJC7 Threonine dehydratase catabolic~TIGRFAM: threonine dehydratase~PFAM: ACT domain; Pyridoxal-phosphate dependent enzyme~TIGRFAM: threonine dehydratase, medium form), with protein MAIINNVLHEIINRSREAEKIIRSYIHRTPIDRSETFSRISNCDVYLKYENLQKTGSFKVRGALYKVYKAYINGAKGVVAASAGNHAQGVAYAARVFGLPSIVVMPRTAPISKIDATKNYGAKIILYGDIIDEAEEKAKEVAEDQDFVFIHPYNDIDVIAGQATIAWEILEQLSNFDIVVVPIGGGGLASGIISIIKSVKPSIKIVGVEPKNAPKFYESLKCGKIVSIDVKPSIADGLIAKKPGTLTFEIISKLIDDIVLVDEDEIAYTMFLLLERAKMLVEGAGAVSLAAILSRKISNIDGKKVLALITGGNVDLTSIYRIILKGLLVYGRIVKIRGYVPDVPGTLHKILTVLTKYGCNILEIRHERYHEKALPWHTDLEILMEVPSKDYVDQIISELKSIGIEMNIEK; from the coding sequence ATGGCAATAATAAACAACGTATTACATGAGATCATTAATAGGAGTAGAGAAGCTGAAAAGATAATAAGAAGCTATATTCATAGAACACCTATTGATAGAAGTGAGACATTTTCAAGAATATCGAATTGTGATGTATACCTAAAATACGAGAATCTACAAAAAACAGGATCATTTAAGGTTCGTGGAGCATTATATAAGGTATACAAAGCTTATATAAATGGTGCAAAAGGTGTTGTTGCAGCCTCTGCTGGAAATCATGCACAAGGAGTAGCATATGCGGCTAGGGTATTTGGATTACCTAGTATAGTAGTTATGCCTAGGACAGCTCCTATATCTAAGATAGATGCTACTAAAAACTATGGTGCTAAGATAATTCTATATGGCGATATTATTGATGAGGCTGAAGAGAAAGCTAAAGAGGTAGCAGAGGATCAAGACTTTGTATTTATCCATCCATACAATGATATTGATGTAATAGCTGGTCAAGCTACAATAGCATGGGAGATCCTAGAACAGCTTAGCAATTTTGATATAGTTGTTGTGCCAATAGGTGGAGGAGGACTTGCATCAGGAATCATTAGCATTATAAAAAGTGTAAAGCCTAGCATAAAAATAGTTGGTGTTGAGCCTAAAAATGCGCCTAAATTTTATGAGTCATTAAAATGTGGTAAAATTGTAAGTATAGATGTAAAACCTTCTATAGCTGATGGTCTTATCGCTAAAAAACCAGGGACCTTAACCTTTGAGATAATATCTAAGCTTATAGATGATATAGTTCTTGTAGATGAAGATGAGATAGCTTATACAATGTTTCTATTACTAGAGAGAGCAAAGATGTTGGTTGAGGGTGCTGGAGCAGTATCGCTTGCAGCAATATTAAGCAGAAAGATAAGCAATATTGACGGCAAAAAGGTTTTGGCATTGATAACAGGAGGAAATGTTGATCTAACCTCTATATACAGAATTATATTAAAGGGGCTTCTTGTCTATGGAAGAATAGTGAAGATACGTGGCTATGTCCCAGATGTTCCAGGTACATTGCATAAGATACTAACTGTTTTGACAAAATATGGATGTAATATATTGGAGATAAGACATGAAAGATATCATGAAAAGGCATTACCATGGCATACAGATTTAGAGATACTGATGGAAGTACCATCCAAGGACTATGTAGATCAAATCATCAGCGAGTTAAAATCTATTGGTATAGAAATGAATATAGAGAAATAG